GCATGTGAGTGGTATGTAAGAGGAGTTTCTTTTACCTTTGCAGACTATTGGGAACCATTGTTTTTATGTGGAGGGAGCGTCAGCCTTTCATCCACCATCAATTGCTAAGGTAATGTtgttattctttcattttctatttttaaccTAAGATTTTGCATATCACGTCAATGGTTCTTTATGTGTGTAGGTTACTCTGAAAGATAAAAGCTTGAAAGTAGATGAGTTCACTATTATCTGGTCATCATCGCCTGATATTTTGACATATAAGTCGTACTTCAGTACTCCAAAGTTAATAGAATTTGCAACAGAAGTGCCTGGTGAAAAGGCTTATGCCTACTTTTATCCACCCTTCAATCCCATTTACCATTCTAGTGGGGATGAAAAGCCTCCATTGTTGCTGGAAAGCCATGGTATGTACAAGGCAGCTTAAATTTGACAATGGCTAAATAGCAATGTGACTTTGTTCCtgttcttttattaaaataaaaaggcagAAATTTTAGTAATAGTTGCATTTCACACTGTAGGAAATATCATTCAAGCTGATCAACTAATtatcaaaagaattttgaCGAGAATTATTCCTACAACTCAAACATACTGGTCATTGATACACACATGTATTTATACATgattttctagtttttttcgAAAATGTTGGTCATTGATTTCTTGAACAAAGATTGCCCATGACACTAAAAtgttatacattttatttaaaataggtttcatctttgttaaataaatatttagattcctaactaaatttcaaaaactaaaacaagtaTTAGAAACtactttttacaaaaatatatttcaaaattgtgccttatttttaaaaattttactaaattcaaacatgtttttaagAAATGTGAAAACAATACTAGAATTAGTTAGGAAACAAGTCTTGAAATAGAACTCTAAAAATGAATTGTCATTAACACAGGGCACCGTTGAACTCACAAATATATCGCCATCTCCTTGTTTATATAGTTTATGTATGAGTTATTACAGGAGGCCCAACGGATGAATCGCGTGGAATATTAAACCTAAGAGTTCAGTATTGGACTAGTCGAGGATGGGCTTTTGTCAATGTTAACTATGGTGGAAGCTCTGGTATGTACACTTGtgcattattattttgcagaAGTTGTCTGTGTTTTAATATAATAGTACAATTTTCCCATTGGAGTGCCTTAATTATGATTCTCTGATGTCAAATTTCAGCTTTTGACATACTAAGAATATAGGCATGATATGAATGGATTTTGGATTCTTAGCCTAGTTGAAGTTTTCATTTAGATATTCTTGAAGCGATTGTGCATTGGTTCACTCTAAATTATATTGGTGTAAGTGGTGGATGATACTTGTGCAAATActtcttattttcatttcatctgCATGAACCGCCAATTGGGGTGCTATTTGACTTATGTGCCTATCCTAATAACTATTGTGGTTTGTTTggtttattgaagaaaaaaggtgCATTTTTGTGTTATAGCGTATTATATCACGAGGTACTTCTTTTCTGAAGGTTACGGGAGGGCCTATCGAGAAAGGCTTTTGAGGAAGTGGGGAATTGTTGACGTCAATGACTGTTGCAGCTGTGCGAAATATTTGGTGGATCTCTTTTGACATCgattttccttcaaaatttgaaagttatgCTCAATTCTTAATAACATGTTTAAAACATTACACGTAATACTTATTTGTGTAGGTCGATTCAGGAGTAGTTGATGCAGAACGATTGTGCATCGCTGGGGAATCTGCTGGGGGATACACTACCCTAGCTGCTCTTGCTTTCAGAGATACATTCAAGGCAGGAGCTTCCTTGTATGGTGTAAGTGACCAATCATATGGTTGTTTCTAAAGTacgattataataatttgtatcaAAGCAGATGGAATCCATATCAGATATGTATCTGATACGGATTCATCTAGATACACCTTGGATTTGTGTCTGATATGTGGTTTTGagcaacatttttctttaatttaatataatcttGTGAAAAGATATGTTGAGAGAGacagttttatattttaaaagtttaaataaaagatgaaaaaaaagaaaacaatatgtaAATCAAAAGCTTgataaagaaaggaaacaaaacaaaaattaagaagtACTATGTCTAGAGGATCGTGTGATTAGAGGATCTAAAAGGGAAAAGGGAAATTGGTAAGACTAGGGTTCAATAAGAGAATACAAAAACggattaaatgaaaagtgaaaagacTATCATTAATGGGATTGAATAgtcatttaatattattaaatataattttaacaagGGCTGTTTTTTCTTCGTACATGTCCCATCCTATGACAAGGTgtctcattattttttttaaccttggttactctttgtttgttttgtttttatatcttaaattagctaatttcaacttttcaatcttttattttcaggTTAGAgttgtatttaatttagatttaaagtaTGTCCAACTAAATTAACAATTAGTATAAAATGTGTTAGGTTTGTATTAGAATTGAGTTCAAATGGAAGATGGCAGTTGGAAATTTGATACCATTGTTTACTTCCTCCAATTGGATTTCTTGTCTATCTTCTTTAATCTCTATGGAAGAACTGTATTTGTTCCAATCCAAAATGATTCTATCATTTCTGTATTTATTgcaatatatatcaatataggTAGATATATAGACATAAATTTTGCCcctttctattgtttttttagtaaaaaaatgaatacttAAACGGTCGattcttttgtttgtcttACCAAGTCCATGTTTGgattaactttttaaacattttaaaaaatgtttataaacatTAGAAGGTCAATTGAAATGCACCCTAATTATGTTTGATGTGTACGGgtttatttggttgtttggaACAGGTAGCCGACTTGCATATGTTGAATGCTGAAATGCACAAATTTGAATCTCATTATATTGGTAATCTTGTTGGTGAGTTTGAAAAAAGATAGCGGAATCTCACATTTTCCATTGAGTTTGTTTAGAAATCCCATTACTACTTCTTAGTGCCTTAGTGCCTGATTCAACTTTCTGGATTGCAGGAGATGAAAGAGACTTTTATGAAAGGTCGCCAATTAATTTTGTCGAAAAATTCTCTTGTCCATTAATCTTGTTCCAAGGATTGGATGACAAAGTAAGccttttaccttttttttttggttaaattacaaatttgatccATTTTGTAAGGagaaagttagaatttagtgGGGACGAGCATGTTAGACCAAAATATGAGCCAACGAAATAAAACGAACCAAATTGAAGGTGGTTGGTCGGAGATGAGGGATTCGGTTGGTGtctattttggaaaaattcaaatcaacatAGCAAAAGAATTGCAAAAGATTATTTATGGTCAGTTTGGACTCCTTCAGGGTAAAGGTCAATTTAAGGATTTACTAAACCGACAATCGTTAGTTTGATGGCattttgatagaaaaattGACTGCGTGATTCCTCGATACACACCACCCCTAGAATTTAGTTcttatagtttgataaaaccTTGTAAACAATCTCCATTGTTTTTGATAGATTTCTCGTGAATGCTTCCTACCATATGAACTATTTTGGAAGATTTCTCAAGCCATAGGGactaaattctatttttttccgAACATGAAagaccaaatttgtaatatataattcgtttttctttgcttttccttctctaattcaattttgttcaGGTTGTGCCTCCTGTTCAAGCACGTAAGATCTACCAAGCATTGAAAGAGAAGGGCCTTCATGTGGCTTTAATTGAATACGAAGGAGAACAACACGGCTTTCGCAAGGTATACACTTTGAGTTtgtttgaaacatattttcaagtgtttactaattaataaatcatatttttgaTTGTTTGACAACCACCAAAAACAACTTTTGATGTGTAGTTTAAaccgtttttttttaatcaaaagttaaatgaaaatgagtttttttttctaagaaacacattttcttctcaagTTAAACTGTACTCTTCAATCTATATTGTAAGTTGAGTTTGGAATATCAgtttatcaaagaaaattacaagCTAAAGCTAGAGTGTTTGCACAGGCggagaatataaaatttacgTTGGAACAACAAATGCTGTTCTTTGCAAGAATGGTGGGACACTTTGAAGTTGCTGATTAGATCAGTTCAATCACATTGTTTCCCTCAAAGCCTCGTTGTTGGTCggtttgaagtttttaacaACTTTATGGGACCGAATGAATTATTATGTAccttaataaataaagactGTAAATTCAGAAATTATATGGTAAACATCCAAAATGGttaaatatgttgaaaatttataatatttaaaaagttcaagatCTTGTATGGCTGccaaaatttatgaatatgaGCCAAAACTGTTGGTCTTAGTTTCAGTTTTGTTCGataacaaacaacaaaactgATGTAAAGTTTAtgtttcaataattaaaaactgaattcttataatttttttcttttagttctcTTATCTTTAATATAGTTAAAGTGTagaactattattattttttgaatagaAGTTGCCATTTGGTTAatattgaaatgattttgaagaATGGAGACTGAAAATTGAGTTGAGAATGAAGGCGAATTTGTGGTACCATTAGTTTTTTGGATAGCTGTAATTGATGGCAATTTgaggaaaaataattaaggatatagcaacctttagaaaaaattgtaaatatagcaaaactatcgcgAATAGACTTGTATCcctgatagactcgtatgatctattGGTGATATACCAATTTTTACAAggtctatcatcgatagaatttgacaaattttactatatttataattttttactatatttacaattttttaaaaatgttggtgtatacttaattattttaaatttaattgctaaatttgtcctttactaattttttacgatcttaaaatagaaaagaaaacaaattgtaAATGGTGTAAATGGCCCCAAATCAAACCCATTTATTACGGCCCATGACAGTTGATGGGCCAACAGTCAGCTGAATTAGGTGCCTTATAAATGGGAATTTTGCATGATGGCCAAAAATTGGGatcaaaatgtaaaatgacagaaatttaaagaaatcgAAAAGAGATATTAATACTAATATGCAGTAAGAACTAAACCCTTTTTCTCACTCTGAACAACCTCCCGtttctctttctcatttcAAGTAtccatttcttgttttttgattATAGTGCCTAAATACTAATTCTTGCTCGAAGCTGTCTTGTCTCTCAGTTCTTGTTTCTCTTCTATCCCTTTCTAGCTTATGTAGAACGAATAACAACTCTAAGAATAGACAATataagaagaaggaaaaatagaagaagacatgaaaaaacaaaattaaaaaacaaaaagaaacaagaaagaagCAAATGGAAGtataagaaagaagcaaatGGAAGTATTACAAAAACAACCAACAAATTATATGGTTTAATGTTTGTagtgaatttgaatttagatcAATTGCTTATCATACTTAAAAGAAACTTAATTGAACACATAACAAAAACTATAGACATAGTcctgaaagaagaaaaaaaaaagtagctaTAAAAGGGAGATATGATGTTTGTGCATGCACTTATGCTCAACCGAGCGACAAGCTGGGTTCGATGAGTCCGTGTGCACTACTACGACTTTTTCGTTTTCCTTCTCCATCCTCTTTGTTTATTTCCAATTTCAACCCCTTAAATAGAGCTTCCATCAACACACTCTCCACTCGAAAGCAGTTCCGGAGCTACAACAAAACCATGACTTCATCGATGTCTTCTTCACCAAACACCACCAATGACCCCCCACAACTTTCAGACCAGCTCCCCAAAATCACTGCCCCTTACGGCTCCTGGAGCTCTCCAATTACTGCCGACGTTGTTACTGGCGCCTCCAAGCGACTTGGTGGCACTGCCGTCACCGCCAATGGCCACCTTATCTGGCTCGAATCACGCCCCACCGAGTCCGGGTAACCATCGAAATGACTAAACATTTTGTTGCATTTCAGTTCAGGTATTCCTATTCTTGTAATTTCATTTGTAATGGTTCAGGAGGGGAGTGCTTGTTAAGGAATCTGTAAAGGAAGGGGACGAGCCTTGTGATATTACTCCGAAGGAGTTTTCAGTGCGGAACACAACGCAGGAATACGGTGGTGGTGCGTTCACGGTGGCTGGTGACATCGTTGTCTTTTCCAATTACAGCGATCAAAGACTTTACAAGCAATCTTTAAATTCAGGTGAACTAGCAATTGGTTAGTCTAGAGTTTTGTATGTTGAAAGTGATGTTTTGATTGCTCACTGCCCTGAAACTAAGAATGTAATGTAAAGGCTGATGAGTTAAGTTTTCACGCATGCAGATTTGTCTCCGCAAGCACTAACTCCCGATTACGGTGGACGATCAGTTAGTTATGCAGATGGGGTGTTTGATTCTCGTTTCAATCGTTTTATTACCGTCCAAGAAggtacaaattttcaattagtGTATTTTCAATCAGAATCCAGGAATTAGGTGTTACTGGTATCTTTATTATTGgactttcttattttttactttttatttagaCCACATGTATAATcatgctttatttatttcgtTTTGGTAGATGGACGTCAAAGTAGCTTGAATCCAATCACCACAATTGTGTCAGTGGAACTTGACGGCAAGGATATTAATGGTATGTATACTTTCTCCTGCGCGTACATAGTTTGACATAATACGTTGTTGCTGAGGAATTCAAATTATTGACTACATAAGCAGACTGTAATTTGTGCTAGTTCTTGGTATGACTTTCAGAACCGAAGGTCTTAGTTGGAGGAAATGATTTCTATGCCTTCCCACGAGTGGATCCCAAAGGGGAACGGATTGCATGGATTGAATGGGGTCATCCTAACATGCCTTGGGATAAATCTGAGCTCTGGGTTGGCTACCTTTCTGAGAATGGGTTAGTTGAACCATTCGCCTTTGATAGTTGATCTTGCTTTTCTAAGGCGTCTCTTGGTTTTAGGTGTTAACAGTTAACGTATCCCATCATATAAATTTCGTatgttaattttgatttgaattctAATTTCTGTTAAAATGCATTAGAACTCtactagaaaataaatatgttcTGCTTGTAATAATAGTTCTCTTTATAGAAGTTAGTTATATCTCTGCCTGCTCTAAATTGTATGTTGTTTTTATATCTGATATAGTTTAATTATGGTTGAATTGTATGctatatattcttttgtaattatggTCTTccatgtcaaaaaaaaaaaaaaatctgataTAGTTTAAAACTGAAGTTCTCGATTATGATCTCCATGCTTTTGATGCTCTTGCAGAGAGGTCTATAAACGAGTCTGTGTTGCTGGTGGTGATCCGAAGCTTGTGGAATCTCCTACTGAACCAAAGTGGTCAGCTCAGGGTATGTATGCTAGGTTTTGAAATGATCAAAGAGCTGGTGGTCAGCCTTTTGGCATTAGAGTGTTGGAAGtagattttctaaaaaaagctGTTGGTTGCTCGGATTAGTTTAGTGTCCATGTCATACGCTACAGTGTGTAAAACTTCTATCAGAGGTCAACTAAGTTAGTGTCATTTATTgcttatattttcttttcctgcCATGGGAGGGCTGTGGATCTTACTAAATTATCCGATTTTAGAGGATTGTGATTGAACTTCTAAAACTGGCTATCATTGCTGAATGTAATGGTTGAGGTTAccttgatttttatttatttatttattttgggaaTCTGCAGGAGAACTGTACTTTATTACCGATAGACAAACTGGGTTTTGGAATCTCTATAAATGGGTAaagttctcttttttttaattttttttttatttgcctGCATTTTGTTTCAATTGCAGAACTATAGACGTGCATGTTGTA
This is a stretch of genomic DNA from Cucumis sativus cultivar 9930 chromosome 4, Cucumber_9930_V3, whole genome shotgun sequence. It encodes these proteins:
- the LOC101211004 gene encoding uncharacterized protein LOC101211004 isoform X2, whose protein sequence is MSPCALLRLFRFPSPSSLFISNFNPLNRASINTLSTRKQFRSYNKTMTSSMSSSPNTTNDPPQLSDQLPKITAPYGSWSSPITADVVTGASKRLGGTAVTANGHLIWLESRPTESGRGVLVKESVKEGDEPCDITPKEFSVRNTTQEYGGGAFTVAGDIVVFSNYSDQRLYKQSLNSDLSPQALTPDYGGRSVSYADGVFDSRFNRFITVQEDGRQSSLNPITTIVSVELDGKDINEPKVLVGGNDFYAFPRVDPKGERIAWIEWGHPNMPWDKSELWVGYLSENGEVYKRVCVAGGDPKLVESPTEPKWSAQGELYFITDRQTGFWNLYKWFEANNEVAPIYSLSAEFSRPLWVFGTNSYDLLKTGDGRNIIVCSYRQRGRSYLGVLDETQSSLSLLDIPFTDIENIALGSDCIYVEGSSGLHPSSIAKVTLNERSLEVVGFTIIWSSSPDILKFKSYFSLPEFIEFPTEVPGQNAYAYFYPPSNPKYQASPNEKPPLLLKSHGGPTAETRGNLNPSIQYWTSRGWGYVDVNYGGSTGYGREYRERLLRQWGIVDVNDCCSCARFLVESGKVDGEQLCITGGSAGGYTTLAALAFRDTFKAGASLYGLIDCSSHDL